A genomic segment from Nitrospiria bacterium encodes:
- a CDS encoding universal stress protein, whose product MIELHRILMATDFSDYSNEALEYAVHLARGFGADLYLLHVFEPPFFSHTGVSPGVRPEIHEWIQEVREAEHENLNKLADRVRHQGPKVHAILKEGTPFLEILHTAGEIPADMIVLGTHGRTGLGHVLMGSVAERVVRKAACPVFTVKPKALAGKKEGKGS is encoded by the coding sequence ATGATCGAACTTCATCGGATCTTGATGGCGACCGATTTTTCGGATTATTCCAATGAGGCCTTGGAGTATGCCGTGCATCTGGCGCGGGGCTTCGGCGCGGATTTATATCTGCTTCATGTGTTCGAACCGCCTTTTTTCAGCCATACGGGCGTGTCTCCCGGTGTTCGGCCGGAAATCCATGAGTGGATCCAGGAGGTCAGGGAAGCGGAGCATGAAAATCTTAACAAACTGGCGGATCGGGTCCGGCATCAGGGGCCAAAAGTTCATGCCATCTTGAAGGAGGGTACTCCGTTTCTCGAGATTCTCCATACCGCGGGTGAGATTCCGGCCGATATGATCGTGCTCGGAACGCACGGGCGCACGGGACTGGGACATGTCCTGATGGGGAGCGTGGCGGAGCGGGTTGTGCGAAAGGCCGCCTGTCCCGTGTTTACGGTAAAGCCGAAGGCGCTGGCGGGCAAAAAAGAAGGGAAAGGCTCTTAA
- a CDS encoding cation-translocating P-type ATPase: protein MARPWFQMEAEEVLRVLDSSRAGLSVAEAKRRLGEYGSNQLKEEDRKTVWPILSRQLKDVMILILFAAALIAVWMGDISDAVMILVIVGLNASLGFAQEYRAERALNVLKKLERPQVVVRRGGTLQEISSRDLVPGDLIALNEGQRIPADGRIIEAVQLRLNESHLTGESVAVAKHPRVLHKKDLSVGDRLNLVFMGTSVVAGHAWAVVTETGMGTELGKIARLLQRVEDRKTPLQLRLAHLGKWLAGAAVAMTAVIFIAGLLRGEPTETMLLTAISLAVAVIPEGLPAVVTIVLAIGAQAMARRNALIRKLPAVETLGSVTAICSDKTGTLTQNVMSVEMVYFEGRLVNITGTDYAPEGNFQEKGQRLDPVNEPALLQLLRAAALCSNARLERRENLWIILGDPTEGALLAAAAKAGFWKDRLEAEYPRIAEKPFDSNRKLMTTVHRDPSGRLFAFSKGGIEEILRRAVSVTEGGVRRPLTRRHHDRIVQVHRELAADGVRILACAMRGLETEPSEENLKDVEEEMVFLGLVGMMDPPRPEVLAAVANCREAGIRPIMITGDHRVTAESVARHLKIQGPNDRVLTGEDLESMSPEDLAPLVSNVSVYARVSPDQKVKILQALKRRGEVVAMTGDGVNDAPALRMADIGVAMGRGGTDAAREASDMVLLDDNFATIVSAVKEGRIIYDNIRKFTRYILSTNSGEIMTMFFAILFGLPLPLLPVQILWINLMTDGLPALALGVEPAERDVMKRPPRDPEEGLFTGGLGPQIVWVGLITGAGTLGILAWVQAGQGLGHGRTAAFFVLTIFQMFSVLAMRSERNALWTIGLFSNPKLVSAVVVIVVLQLAITYSPALQPFFHTTALTMGELALCLGVALTVYLVLEGEKWYRYRGRIGQPARIRL from the coding sequence ATGGCCCGGCCGTGGTTCCAGATGGAGGCGGAGGAGGTTCTCCGGGTCTTGGACAGTTCCCGGGCGGGCTTATCCGTTGCCGAAGCGAAGCGGCGGCTGGGGGAGTACGGGTCCAATCAATTAAAGGAAGAGGACCGGAAGACCGTCTGGCCCATTCTCTCCAGGCAGTTGAAGGATGTGATGATCCTCATCCTTTTCGCCGCCGCCCTGATCGCCGTTTGGATGGGAGACATCTCCGATGCGGTGATGATTCTTGTCATTGTCGGGTTGAACGCCTCCCTGGGATTCGCTCAGGAGTACCGCGCCGAGCGGGCCCTGAATGTCTTAAAGAAGCTTGAGCGTCCCCAAGTGGTGGTCCGGCGCGGGGGAACCCTTCAAGAGATTTCATCCCGGGACCTGGTTCCGGGAGATCTCATCGCCTTGAACGAAGGCCAGAGGATTCCGGCCGACGGGAGGATTATCGAGGCGGTGCAATTGAGGTTGAACGAGTCGCATTTGACCGGGGAGTCCGTCGCCGTCGCCAAGCACCCCCGGGTCCTCCACAAGAAAGATCTTTCCGTGGGGGATCGGCTCAACTTGGTATTTATGGGTACATCGGTGGTCGCGGGCCATGCCTGGGCCGTCGTGACCGAAACGGGGATGGGAACCGAACTCGGGAAGATCGCCCGCCTTCTCCAGAGGGTGGAAGACCGCAAGACGCCGCTTCAACTCCGTTTGGCCCATCTCGGAAAATGGCTGGCCGGCGCGGCTGTGGCCATGACGGCGGTCATTTTCATCGCCGGTCTCCTTCGGGGAGAACCGACGGAGACGATGCTCTTGACCGCGATCAGTCTGGCCGTGGCGGTGATCCCGGAGGGGCTCCCGGCCGTCGTGACGATCGTTCTGGCGATCGGAGCGCAGGCCATGGCCCGCCGCAATGCGCTGATCCGGAAGCTGCCCGCCGTGGAAACGCTGGGCTCCGTCACCGCGATCTGCTCCGACAAGACCGGGACCTTGACCCAGAATGTCATGTCGGTCGAGATGGTTTATTTCGAAGGGCGCCTGGTGAACATCACCGGCACGGATTATGCCCCGGAGGGTAATTTTCAGGAAAAAGGACAGAGGCTGGACCCCGTAAACGAACCGGCGCTTCTTCAGCTGCTCCGGGCCGCCGCCCTTTGCAGCAACGCCCGTCTGGAGCGGCGGGAGAATCTCTGGATCATTTTGGGAGATCCGACGGAGGGGGCCCTGTTGGCGGCGGCCGCGAAGGCCGGTTTCTGGAAGGACCGGCTTGAGGCGGAATATCCGCGCATCGCCGAAAAACCCTTTGATTCAAATCGAAAGCTCATGACGACGGTCCACCGGGATCCATCCGGCCGCCTGTTCGCCTTCAGCAAAGGAGGCATCGAAGAAATTCTCCGGCGGGCCGTCTCGGTCACGGAAGGCGGGGTCCGCAGGCCTCTGACCCGTCGTCATCATGATCGAATCGTGCAGGTCCACCGTGAGCTGGCCGCGGACGGCGTCCGGATCCTCGCGTGCGCGATGCGCGGCTTGGAAACCGAGCCCTCCGAGGAGAATTTAAAGGATGTGGAGGAAGAGATGGTCTTCCTGGGTTTGGTCGGAATGATGGATCCCCCCCGGCCGGAGGTCCTGGCCGCCGTGGCGAATTGCCGCGAGGCCGGGATCCGGCCGATCATGATTACGGGGGATCATCGTGTGACGGCCGAAAGCGTCGCGAGGCATCTGAAAATCCAGGGTCCCAACGATCGTGTCCTGACCGGAGAGGACCTGGAGTCCATGTCCCCCGAAGACTTGGCGCCGTTGGTTTCCAATGTTTCCGTATACGCCCGGGTCTCGCCCGACCAGAAGGTAAAGATCCTCCAGGCCCTCAAGAGGAGGGGGGAAGTCGTGGCGATGACCGGCGACGGCGTGAACGACGCCCCGGCCCTGCGGATGGCCGATATCGGCGTGGCGATGGGGCGGGGGGGCACGGACGCCGCCCGCGAAGCCTCCGACATGGTGCTTTTGGATGACAATTTTGCTACAATTGTCTCCGCCGTCAAGGAGGGACGGATCATCTACGACAACATCCGGAAATTCACCCGGTATATATTGTCCACCAACAGCGGCGAGATCATGACGATGTTCTTCGCGATTCTGTTCGGCCTGCCGCTCCCGTTGCTTCCGGTCCAGATTCTCTGGATCAACCTCATGACGGACGGACTTCCGGCCCTGGCGCTGGGCGTGGAGCCGGCGGAGCGGGATGTCATGAAAAGACCGCCGAGGGATCCGGAGGAGGGCCTGTTCACCGGGGGTCTGGGTCCCCAGATTGTGTGGGTGGGTTTGATCACCGGGGCGGGGACCCTCGGCATATTGGCATGGGTTCAGGCCGGGCAGGGTCTCGGGCACGGGCGTACGGCCGCTTTTTTCGTCCTCACGATTTTTCAGATGTTCAGCGTGCTGGCCATGCGCTCGGAGCGGAACGCGCTGTGGACGATCGGTTTGTTTTCGAACCCGAAACTGGTCAGCGCGGTGGTCGTGATCGTCGTTCTTCAACTGGCCATCACCTACAGCCCCGCCCTGCAGCCGTTCTTTCACACCACGGCGTTGACGATGGGAGAACTGGCCCTGTGCCTGGGCGTGGCCCTGACCGTTTATCTGGTTTTGGAGGGAGAAAAATGGTATCGTTATCGGGGGCGGATCGGGCAACCCGCCCGAATCCGTCTTTAA
- a CDS encoding Hsp20/alpha crystallin family protein: protein MSKEKEKETREVTPWRPFTELSRMEREAERMFGDFFRRPFWGLNWPDRFREIGIREPAIEIYEEKDDVVVKAEIPGMKKEELDINISDTLLTIKGEKKQEEEVKKKGYYYSERSYGSFVRTIDLPKEVKADKAYANFKDGVLEVRLPKTEEAKRKEVKIKVE, encoded by the coding sequence ATGTCGAAGGAAAAAGAGAAAGAGACGCGGGAGGTGACACCCTGGAGACCTTTTACGGAGTTGAGCCGCATGGAGCGGGAGGCCGAGCGCATGTTCGGCGATTTCTTCCGGAGACCTTTTTGGGGCTTAAACTGGCCCGACCGCTTTCGGGAGATCGGGATCCGAGAACCGGCGATCGAGATATACGAAGAGAAGGACGACGTCGTGGTCAAGGCCGAGATACCCGGGATGAAAAAGGAGGAGTTGGATATCAATATTTCCGACACCCTTCTCACCATCAAGGGTGAGAAGAAACAGGAAGAAGAGGTTAAAAAGAAAGGGTATTATTATTCCGAACGCTCATACGGGAGTTTCGTGCGGACGATTGACCTGCCCAAAGAGGTGAAGGCCGATAAGGCCTATGCCAATTTCAAGGACGGGGTATTGGAGGTGCGCTTGCCCAAGACGGAGGAGGCCAAGCGGAAAGAAGTAAAGATCAAGGTGGAGTAA
- a CDS encoding OsmC family protein, which produces MSGPVDLKKESLIVSWVGGVRLTVQVRNHTLMLDQPREEGGEDRGVTPVEMFVASLGGCIGYFAVRFCQRHKIPTDGLRVRTQWDYAEGPHRVGAMIAYVDLPVPLEAAMKLRLQKVLESCTIHRSLADPPKVSVVINESSKTRKWEN; this is translated from the coding sequence ATGTCAGGACCGGTCGATTTGAAGAAAGAGTCGTTGATCGTTTCCTGGGTCGGGGGTGTTCGGCTGACCGTGCAGGTTCGGAACCATACCCTCATGCTGGATCAGCCGAGGGAGGAAGGCGGGGAGGATCGTGGGGTCACGCCGGTTGAGATGTTCGTCGCCTCCCTGGGGGGCTGCATCGGGTATTTTGCCGTGCGTTTCTGCCAGCGCCACAAAATCCCGACGGACGGACTGAGGGTGAGGACGCAATGGGACTATGCCGAGGGTCCTCACCGCGTCGGGGCCATGATCGCGTATGTCGATCTCCCGGTTCCGCTGGAGGCGGCGATGAAGCTTCGCCTTCAAAAGGTCCTGGAGAGCTGCACCATCCATCGATCTTTGGCGGATCCTCCCAAGGTTTCGGTCGTGATCAACGAATCTTCGAAAACAAGGAA
- a CDS encoding BCAM0308 family protein, translated as MPIRKNLPVHRDPYLPLMGPKEAAVCRSCGAVFHHKRWSMQILPATTRNRKTRSITCPACQKKRDSFPGGIITLSGEFLAPNREEILNLVRNEEARAKRVNPLERIISIKDNLKSVEIQTTSERFAQRVSMEIHRAYKGDVTYHWSRDDKFIRVKWHRGRER; from the coding sequence ATGCCGATTCGAAAAAATCTTCCGGTCCATCGGGATCCCTACCTGCCGCTGATGGGACCGAAGGAAGCGGCCGTTTGCCGAAGCTGCGGGGCGGTGTTTCATCACAAGCGCTGGTCCATGCAAATTCTTCCGGCCACGACCAGAAATCGTAAGACCCGTTCCATTACGTGTCCGGCCTGTCAAAAGAAGCGGGATTCTTTTCCGGGCGGGATCATCACGTTGAGCGGAGAGTTCTTGGCCCCCAACCGGGAAGAGATTCTGAACCTGGTTCGGAACGAAGAAGCCCGGGCCAAAAGGGTCAATCCCCTCGAGCGTATTATTTCGATCAAGGATAATCTGAAATCCGTGGAGATCCAGACCACCAGCGAACGCTTTGCCCAACGGGTCAGTATGGAAATCCACCGGGCTTACAAAGGCGATGTCACGTACCATTGGTCCCGGGATGATAAATTCATCCGGGTGAAGTGGCATCGGGGACGTGAACGATAA